AATGTAGAAGTAAGTTATCTCGCATCATTTATCCCCTAGCAAAAGGTACATAGGACCATTCCTCAGTGAAATGATGGCCTAACCAGATAGACGTCAACTAATCTAAAAAGCTACGGAAATGGGTCAATTGAAGGTGTAGACTTGTATTTTGTCTTCAGTACACGAGCATCAGCGTTGGATAAAGTACCCGGCCACTAGGACTAAAGTAGAAAAAAAGCTTACGGAAAAGTTCTCATATATCTTGGATTGATGTCTACATTGGTCACTACAAAAGGAAAGGGGATATTTGATTTTAGCTTTGTGAGGCATAAATAGCAGATGGTATGAAGTGAAGAAAGAGAAGGGTGAGAGATGATGGGTTTTGCAGAGTGGATGAGTTCGCCAGCCCCGATTCTGCGAGTAGCAAACACACCTCAACCAGCAGACTCAATAAACTTAACTTCGATTGGAGGCACCGATGTGAATCCTGACTCCTTCGCGTACCCATTATTGCCTGAGAGCAAAGCCTTTCTCCTTCTACTTGGAGTTACGCAAATCCGATGGAGTAATGCtgacattttcttcttctcacTACTCGCATTAATTCcatttctattctatattttaccCCCTTCACATTTTCCGTTCTTCTTTTCTGTTTGTCATACGCTATGAAATTCAAAGGATCACAAATGTTAATGTTGAAACTCcagggtgtgtttggtaggaagaaaaatattttccacggaaaataagtggttttccgactatttttttgtgtttggtatgcaaattgaaaaatgtcattttaagaGCATTTGCATATACTCAAAGCAAAATCACTATGAAGTTTTTGAATAAGACTTTTGGTGGTGGGCGATAATCGGATAGGGGGATTGGGTACAGGGTGGGGGTTGGGTggtgtaaaaaatcaaaaaaagaaaaacttttaaaaatgattttttttttggagaggggtaggggtgggggatggcgGGGTTGGGGGGTGtaaaaaaccaagaaaaaagaaaaactttaaaaatgaaaataaacgTTTTTGGAGGATGGTGGGGGGAGGGGCTGGGTGGtgtaaaaatccaaaaaaaaaaaaaaactttaaaaaacttttttttttttttttttgaaaaaaattaaacatttttTGGAGAGTTTGGTGATGGGGGTGTGGGTTGGGTTGGGTGGGGGGTAAGAAATTTTTCCCATttcgtataattttttttttttataaaagtaatataaaatatataacaaGAAAATTCAAGGGGGAGAGGGGGTGGAAGGTAGGGGGGTGGGGTAGTGGAGTGGGGTTTggtatgcgtgggtagtagaAGGTGGGGTGTTGGGGTTGGGGGTTTTTGGGGCGTGGTAGGGTGGGGTGTGGTTTGGGGTAGTGGGGGGAGGGAGGGTTGGGGCGTGCGGTGTGGTTGGGGAATGCATTGGTGTGTTTTTGTTAatccggaaaatgttttccctcaaatttttatgaaaaacattttctaagATCTTAAgtgcaaccaaacaagagaaaataggaaaacattttccgtcacACCAAACACACCCCTAAGGAAAAAAACAAATCTCATAAAACAAAACGAGGCTTc
The genomic region above belongs to Lycium ferocissimum isolate CSIRO_LF1 unplaced genomic scaffold, AGI_CSIRO_Lferr_CH_V1 ctg2241, whole genome shotgun sequence and contains:
- the LOC132043276 gene encoding LOW QUALITY PROTEIN: histone-lysine N-methyltransferase ATXR4 (The sequence of the model RefSeq protein was modified relative to this genomic sequence to represent the inferred CDS: deleted 2 bases in 1 codon; substituted 1 base at 1 genomic stop codon); the protein is MSALLHRICVTPSRRRKALLSGNNGYAKESGFTSVPPIEVKFIESAGXGVFATRRIGAGELIHSAKPIISHPSLSSLHTICYLCLTKLKSNIPFFCSDQCRHQSKIYENFSVSFFSTLHKGCLNQGLKYQLLVKRLACTIISGAATPKTLDILQTATLSSKMILL